Within Schaalia sp. HMT-172, the genomic segment ACGTTTGTGGGGTGTGTTAAAAACTGACCGCCGGGAATTACGTGCGAGATTTATGGGGACACCATAGGGCGCTAGTGTCGGCGTGTCGTTGCAATTGCCCGGCTGGCGGCTGCGCGGCCTGCGAACTTGGTGCGGGCCCTGAGACGCGGTAGTCTGCGGATGGCTGACAGTAAGCCGCTAGTGACATGCGGCTAGCGGCTGCATACGTAGGTTCCCCGACTCTCGGCAGGTGCTCCATGTTCTTCTCTCGCGATGCTCTGAACCCCGCAGGCAACGGCCTGGGCCCCGACGAGTGGTGGAAGGGCGCCGTCGTCTACCAGATCTACCCGCGCTCCTTCAAGGATTCCAACGGGGACGGCTTCGGTGACCTCGAAGGCATCCGACAGAAACTGGACTACCTGAAGAACCTGGGCGTGGACGTCCTGTGGCTCTCGCCGATCTACACCTCCCCGCAGGCGGACAACGGCTACGACATCGCCGACTACTACGACATCGATCCCATGTTCGGGACGCTCGCGGACTTCGATGCCCTGCTGGACGGCGTCCACGAGAGGGGCATGCGCCTCGTCATGGACCTGGTCGTCAACCACTCTTCCGACGAGAACCCGTGGTTCGTCGAGTCGCGCTCCTCCCGGGATAACCCGAAGCGCGACTGGTACATCTGGCGTGACCCTCGCCCCGGGTGCGTGGGAGGCGAGGCCGGGGCACAGCCCAACAACTGGGGGTCCTTCTTCTCCGGCTCGGCCTGGGCGTGGGACGAGGCCACGGGACAGTACTACCTGCATCTTTTCGACAAGAAGCAGCCCGACCTGAACTGGGATAACCCCGAGGTCCGCGCCGCCATCTACGAGATGATGAACTGGTGGCTCGACCGCGGCGTTGACGGATTCCGTATGGACGTCATCAACCTGATCTCGAAGGATCCGGGCCTGCCTGACGGCGTCGTCTATCCGGGGCGCGCGTGGGGCGAGGGTTACCCGCACTTTTCCGAAGGCCCGCACCTGCACGAATACCTGGCCGAGATGCGCCGCGAGGTGTTCGACGGCCGCGCCGGCACTATGACGGTCGGCGAAACTCCGGGCGTGCGCCGCGACAACGTCCTGCTGTTCACGGACCCGGCCCGGCGCGAGCTCGACATGGTGTTCCAATTCGACCACGTCGACCTCGGCCTCGAAGCGGGGAAGTTCCACCCGCGCCCGCTGCGCCCCGGCGAGCTCGCCGACTGCCTGAGCGCCTGGCAGGAAGCGCAGGGCGAGGTCGGGTGGAATAGCCTCTACCTGGATAATCATGACCAGCCGCGCGCCGTCAGCCGTTTCGGCGACGAATCGCACCGCTACGCCTCGGCGACCGCCTTGGCCACCGCGCTGCACATGCTGCGTGGCACCCCCTACGTGTACCAGGGCGAGGAGCTCGGCATGACCAACGGGGCGTTCCATGGCCTCGACGATTTCCGTGATGTTGAAGCGCTGCGCTACTACCGCGAGGCCGTGGCGGCGGGGGAGCGCCCCGAGGCCGTCCTGGCAGGTATGCGCGCGATCGGGCGCGACAACGCGCGCACGCCCGTCCAGTGGGACGCGAGCGAGCACGCCGGCTTCACGGAGGGGGACCCGTGGATTGGCGTCACCCCGAACTACCGGGAGATCAACGCCGCCTCCCAGGTCGGTGATCCCTCTTCCGTGTACGCCTACTATCGCGCGCTTGCGGACGTCCGCCACGGCCTGCCCGTCATCGCGGTTGGCGCATACGAGCGCATCGCGACCCCCTCGACCGCTATTTTCGCCTACCGGCGCACCCTCGGCGAGGCCGTGGCAACGGTCCTCGTCAACCTTTCCTCACAGCCCGCGTCCCTCGGCGAGGCGGCGCGTGGGGTGGCAGGCGAGCTGCTTCTTTCTAACCGCGACCTGCCCGAGGCCGAGCGGGGAGTCCCGGCAGTCCTCGAGCCGTGGGAGGCGCGCGTTTACCTCGCGTGAGGGGCGCGTGGCCCCTGGGTGCTGGCGTATGTTCGTGTACACGTCATGAATCATTTATCCAGAGTGCACTCCAGCGTGGGCGTTGCACCGTCGTAAGCGAAGTCGATGCGGCATTCGAAGGAGGTCCCTTGGGGGAATTTCTTGCCGGCGTTGGGGTCGGTGGGGCCTGTACCTACTGTGAGGGTGAAGCGCGTATTCTCCAGTGGGCCGATGAAGGGAGGGTCGTTGACCAGGTCCAGTGGTTCAGTGGAGAATGCGAGGGCTCCGCAGGTGCGTTGTCGCGCGGGGTCTGGCGTGCCGGTGCGGCAAGATGCCGCGAAGGCTTCGCTTTCGGTTTGGATCCATTGGGTGAGCTTCTCGCTCGGCTCAATTGTGAAGGGGCTGGTCCACATGTTGGTGCGGATTTCCCCTGCCCCATCGGCCAGGGGGTGCTCGTAGTTGAGCGTCCAGTAGTCGGGGTTCTTGGGGGTGGCTTCCACGCGGTAGCTGCCGGGAAGGAGGAGGTAGGAACCCCGCGGGTTGCTGACCAGGATGTCGCCGACGCGAATGCTGCGCAGGCCGTCCGTGTCGATCACCGTGGTCATCGATCCATACGAAAAGGTGTCGATCTTCCACATGCCGAGCTGACCGTTCCTCCTCGTGGTCTCTTTGAAATAGGAACTGAAGGAGTAGGAGTCGCTTGCGCGGTCGTTGAATCGAACCGTACCCTCGATCTCCGTCCATATGCCCTCGTTCTCCGTCGAGTTGTTGGGAACTGCGCGCCCCTCAAAAGTGACTTTCGAGGGGGCGTGCGCGTGTGCGGCATCCGTGAGGAAGTCATGCGAGTTTTTGTCGTCGAAAAGGGTCACGAGTTCGGGGAAGTATCTCACGGCGTCGTTGTACTTTCCGTCTTTGACGAGGTCCATGTAGCGGTTCCATGCATCCAAGGCGGTCAGGTCGGACAGGTACACGTAGTTCGACCAGTATCCCCCTCCTGCGATGGCGGCCACGAGGCCCACGCACGAGGCGGCGGCAACCCAGCGCTTGCGCTGTGGTGTGTTGTTCATTGGTGGCTCCGTCGACGAGTCGTTCGTTCTTGTTTCAGTGCGTGTCATGGATTCTCCCAGGGCGTGCAACATCGAAAGGTAGCAAGCGGACGATCGGTGGCGCAAGCACCTGACAGCCGCTCAGGCTTTCAGTAGTAGTAGGGGCAGTCCTCCCAGCGGGGTGCGCGGTACTCGAGGAAGGCGTCGCGCCCCTCCTGGGCCTTGGTGGTGTGGTGGGTTACTGAGGGTGCTGTCGTTCGATAGTATATGGAGCGGTCAGGTTTTTTGCTCCTACGTGAGAGAGGCGTTATGACGGCGAAGAAGCTTTATCACCGCCTGTACGCGCGTGTGGTGCGCGCGCGGCTGCG encodes:
- a CDS encoding alpha-glucosidase, translating into MFFSRDALNPAGNGLGPDEWWKGAVVYQIYPRSFKDSNGDGFGDLEGIRQKLDYLKNLGVDVLWLSPIYTSPQADNGYDIADYYDIDPMFGTLADFDALLDGVHERGMRLVMDLVVNHSSDENPWFVESRSSRDNPKRDWYIWRDPRPGCVGGEAGAQPNNWGSFFSGSAWAWDEATGQYYLHLFDKKQPDLNWDNPEVRAAIYEMMNWWLDRGVDGFRMDVINLISKDPGLPDGVVYPGRAWGEGYPHFSEGPHLHEYLAEMRREVFDGRAGTMTVGETPGVRRDNVLLFTDPARRELDMVFQFDHVDLGLEAGKFHPRPLRPGELADCLSAWQEAQGEVGWNSLYLDNHDQPRAVSRFGDESHRYASATALATALHMLRGTPYVYQGEELGMTNGAFHGLDDFRDVEALRYYREAVAAGERPEAVLAGMRAIGRDNARTPVQWDASEHAGFTEGDPWIGVTPNYREINAASQVGDPSSVYAYYRALADVRHGLPVIAVGAYERIATPSTAIFAYRRTLGEAVATVLVNLSSQPASLGEAARGVAGELLLSNRDLPEAERGVPAVLEPWEARVYLA